A genomic window from Gemmatimonadaceae bacterium includes:
- a CDS encoding Maf family protein translates to MAGKVTAPRVVLASASPRRRDLLTLVGIPHEVRPADVDESLRAGEPPAAYVERLAREKALALGDADAVAIGSDTTVVVDGEVLAKPESEADAARMLRRLSGRAHVVLTGVAVAWRGRVESGVEEVGVTFRELSDEEIARYIATGEPMDKAGAYGIQGFGATIVTRVDGDYFAVMGLALNRLIRMCERMGLRYPFGPLEVAARP, encoded by the coding sequence GTGGCTGGAAAAGTGACCGCGCCGCGCGTGGTCCTCGCCTCGGCGTCGCCGCGCCGCCGCGACCTGCTCACGCTGGTGGGCATCCCGCACGAGGTACGGCCCGCCGACGTGGACGAATCGTTGCGCGCGGGCGAGCCGCCGGCCGCGTACGTCGAGCGGCTGGCGCGCGAAAAGGCCCTGGCGCTGGGCGACGCCGACGCTGTGGCCATCGGCAGCGACACGACGGTGGTGGTGGACGGCGAGGTGCTGGCCAAGCCGGAATCGGAGGCCGACGCGGCCCGCATGCTGCGGCGGCTGAGCGGACGGGCGCACGTCGTGCTGACTGGTGTGGCCGTGGCCTGGCGCGGGCGCGTGGAATCGGGCGTGGAGGAGGTGGGCGTCACCTTCCGCGAACTGTCCGACGAGGAGATCGCGCGCTACATCGCCACCGGCGAGCCCATGGACAAGGCCGGTGCCTACGGCATCCAGGGGTTCGGCGCCACGATCGTCACCCGCGTGGACGGCGACTACTTCGCCGTGATGGGGCTGGCGCTCAACCGGCTGATCCGGATGTGCGAGCGGATGGGCCTGCGCTATCCGTTCGGCCCGCTCGAAGTCGCGGCCCGCCCGTAG